In Colletotrichum destructivum chromosome 1, complete sequence, the sequence ACCCTGCCAACGACCAGAAACGGTCGGCTCCCgtgcggtggcggcggcggctacaCCCGCTGAGCCCGTAGACCGAACGATCTGGACCGACAACATGGCGATTTGCGCTGTAAGGATTCTGATCTTCGGCTGGCGTGAAGTGGGTTTCACGAGGGTTTGTCGAGCCTTTGCACTGTCCATACGGGACCGTTCTTTCGCACTCCATGCGTTTTCTGGATCGCCGAGTTGCGGACGCCCCAAGGGCGGACATTCCAGAACGGAACGAAGCGATAGGCCCAGGGAAGGGGGTTGCCGAGCTTCAAGGCCGACCAGCTGCGGTGCTCAGTCTTGACTCATGCTTTGTGAACCTGCTAGATCACGGACGGTACCTCCCAAAGAAGACTGAGGCAAAGCTGAGAAGTGGATGAAGCAAGGTGATTGGGGTTACAGGGTCTGCAGTCGTATGATAGAATGGAGCGAAGCGAGGCGACGATGCTTACTGAAGCTGTTCAGCCGGTGGAAATCTTCCGCCTCGGTGATCTTGCTCTTCGAACAGCCCGAAAAGGCTCCAGTCGAGATACTGCGATGGCCATCTATAAGAACAGCTCGTTTTGTCACGAACTGTTGGTCTTTCCTTGCTCGTCACGCTCGCAGCATCTCAAATGAAGCACCTCAAAGGCCTCGTTTATTAGCCAAGAAACCGATTCCTCTTCTCATCTCTCCTCCAAGATGAAGTCCTCGCTCGTCGCCGCACTTGTCGGCGGCACTATCGCCGGTGTGGCCGCGTCCCCCATGGACGAGCTCTTCGGCCGCCAGGCCGTGTGCAACCGCGACAACTGCTTCCGCGCTGTCATCGGCTCTCGGCCcgggccggcgtcggcgtcggccgacTGTTCGTCATGGATGCAAGTCACCGAGACGCCATGCGCGTCAACCGTAACGCAGACGGCAGTCGTGACGATCTTCACCACGACTTTGAGCAACGCCTACCCGGGCCTCAAGAAGGTGAAGCGGGAGGAAGGGCTCGAAGACCGCCAGGTCTCGCCGACCACCTCGGCTGCCACCGCCAACCCGTCTTGCACGCCCTCGCAAAACCACCCGAGCAGCCTGCCAGCATACATTGACACAGCCTGCAAGGCCACCATCGGCACACTCGTTCCCACAGCGCGTTACTCGTCGGCCTGTTCGTGCAACGGCAtcacggcggcgacgacgacgcttcccgccgccgtcgtcacggtaaccagcaccagcaccgtGGAGGCGGCCTTCACGCCGACGAACACGCCAACGGCCTTCGTGCTGCAGGGCTCCGGCGACAGAAGCCTCTACGTGATGGTGGATGGCACAGGCGCCGTGCGTCTGGTCCGCGACGCCACAGCGGCCACGCCGTTCtacgtcgacaaggccgggCAGATGCGCAACTACAACAGTCCTGACAAGACACTCGTTGACTATTACCGACCCGactcggccacggccaaCGACAGGGTGTACAGCGACGTGCAAGGCGATGGCAACTATGCGATCACATGTAGGAACGTCGGCCGTAACGCGGGCGAGTACTACGGCGGTTGTCAGTCGAGCGGCTCGCCCAGCGGGAATCCCGTTGTGTATGGGTTCGGATACTGCCCCAACCAGGGCGGCTATCTGTACATGATCCCCAACAGCTCGAATGTGCGATGCGCAGGGGGTTACGCTTTCCTGGGCTTCTGGTTGCAAGCGTACTCGGTCAACCCGTAATTAGACTGTGCCCAAGTAGGAGCTTTGGTGCAAGGGCAATAAATgttggaggaagagggagtaGGAGGGGCTTAAACAGGTTCTTGACGCAAATTTTCCGAGTTCGATATAGGGGCCATGGCACAAACAGCATAGCAGACAACCCACACGTACGGGCAGAAATTATGGAGTTGGCAGAAATGTTTTTGAATTACGGATATACATACAGCGCGCGCACATTGATACACGAAAGTTATACTTACCATGGTCCATCTGGCAAAACTGATGCCCCTTCATCTCCGCAAGATGACGGCGCGACGCCTGTCAGGACAAAGATCGTCATGGTTTGCGAATTGCCTCGTGTCGTGTTTACTGTAGTAAGGGGGATCGGCGGCTCGGGGGGCCCATCTGCCGAGGGGGACGAGCGTAACAGAGTTTTTGATGGTGCGCAACACTCGACAGGGTACCTATGACCGAGTAATGACCCATGGACGACGATCCGCGAATAGTGGCTCGTTGGAGAGTGGGAGCAGCCGGACGGTAACTTTGTCTTTCGGCACGGACGGGTCGCACGCAGCGCACGTGTCTGGAAGAGATCTAAatgtgtgttgtgtgttgtgtgtgtgggtgtagatagagagagagagagagagagagagagagagagagagagagagagagagagagaatgcaAACCGGGGTTTGCCGAGCTTATGGGTTGGCGAAAGCGAGGCTATTTGGTGTTTGCAGCCGAGCAGAAGAGACCTACAAAGCAGGAGCAGGTAAGTTTGCAGGTTCAACTTGGCCGTTGGGCGGGTGGAAAGATAGAATTGGTACTGTTGCATACCTACCGAGGTTGGTATTctgtaggtacctaggtaggtagtcaGGTAGGAAAGAACCTGTAGTCGCACTCCTTCCTCCAGGTAAGTACAGAGTAACTTGCTTGGTCAGATAAGCAGGAACACGCAAGTGAAGCAAGTGAAGCAAGAACGGCGTTGCACTTTGGTTCGTTCTTGCCTGTGATCTTACGAGTCACGCTCACACTCACGAGGGACCGCGTTGGCTTCGTACGTACTTACGTATCTCCGTTTGTGCCGTCGCCAGCTACCACCTCGATGCTCTCGATCCCCGTTCTCGCCAATGCTccctcccatccatcccatcatcAACGAAATAACGGGCGCATCGTCTCACGTCTTCGCACACTCTCCCAagccccgtcgtcgtcgtcgttgtcgtcgtctggtCTTCTATGTCCGTGTTTAGTGTCAGCTCATCCCGTTACCAATCTCGCATAACAGCAGCCAAACACTAGTGGTGCCCCGCGTCTCAACCTCATGCCGGCCTCAAAGTCAAGACCAACCGCTTCACCCAACAGTTaggccgtcggcgtctaAATCAGATCGGTGTGGACCCCGTATCACTTTTCCGACCAGAATGAGTTTTGAATTCCATGCTGCCAGCCCGACAGGCCAGGGCGTACGACATCGAGGCGTTGCTGTCGATCGAGTCGGACGCTCGTGGATCGTATCAAACAAAACACACAAGCCGCCGCTAAGCCCTTGATACGATGGACAGGTTGGCATGACATGGTGCCGTCAAGTGAACAACCACCTACGCGGAATACACTCACACGCGCGCATGCTGCATGCTGTGTTTGATGCATCACAAATGCATTTTCTTGACCAAAGTCGCAAATGGTTGGCGAGGACTGCTTCCGCCCGAGGCAGGTCACTGCCAGGTGACCCGTATCACATCACACCGAGAAGCGCCTTTCCGTGTGCCTCGCGGACTTGGTGCGTTGCTTGTCGTGGCATGTAGCCGACTGACCTACGACGATAACGATGGTAATTGAGCCAGTGAGCATCGAACATGCCCAAAAAGCTGCTGGTGGATGGTCTAGATGAGATGTAGACCGGCGAGTGCGGCCCGCACTATGGCCTCTGCTCCACCAACACATGAGCCACCCTATACCAATCAAGCAGCCGTCGACCAGGCGGGCGGGAAACacgaggagacggcgggcGGGCTGGCAAGCCGTCCTTCCGTTGTTCCCGCTCAGCTCTGTAGTGGTGTGGCCAAGCAGCGTTGGCTTGTTTGCCATCTGCGCCTTTTGTGAGTAAATCGTCAGTCAGCCAGCTCATCCATGGATGGACTTCTACCTCCGTACTTGGTGCTCGAGACGCCAACTGGAAACCGGTAGCTTTCACACCTGTAcgagggaaaagggggatGGGGTCGATCCAGGGATGTCTGAACGAGACCAACTgccttttctctccttccttccttctcgcCGAGATGAGACGAGCAGCTCCGGCGCATGGTGCAGGCTGATGATGGAGggcaagatgaagaaggggtCGAACCGGGCAGCGCCCTTTCTATCCTTTGCTAGTTTGCGTGCGTCTGCCGGCTCGCCCTTAACTTTCCCGGTCTGCACGGATGTGTTGTCACTGCAGCCATGATCCCTCCATAGGTCTCGGCTCCCCGGCTCTGCGCACAGCGATAGGCCCGGCACATCATTTGCATCCACCCGGGACCCAACTCAAAGTCGACAAAACCAAGGAAGGAGGCCGGTCACCGCCAGCGTCGCTCAGAACGGGCCTATGACAGACGCAGGCAGAATGAAGCCAGCTGGCTAGCGTCATGTAGCTTCAAGTCCTCAGTCCTGCGGCCTCTGTGACGGCCAACGAGAAGGCACATACGACGGCACACGACGTCGTGGCATTCCCTGCTTCTACGGGCGGCACCTGGATGAGTTCATTCGAAAAGCCCCTCCGGAGCCCAGGTACTCTGGTCAGCAGCTGGACAAGGCCCACGACAGAGAAATGAGAGTGGCCGTCTTGGAAATGAGTGGTGGGCAACCTTCGGACCTCTGTGATTATGATGGCCCTGGCGGGCGCACACATACGGCGTACACATCCGCCTTACATATTATTCTGCAGAACCATTGAATCAAGGGCGCCAACGCCTTTTGGAACAGGGGTTGTTTCCTGCCGCCGGccagcagagcagagcagggAAGGcctggaagggggggtgcGCAGTAGGCACGAAGACGTGGAGGATCCACCCCCAATACTCCCCTCCTAAGTCTGTCCCCCTCACCCCCATCACAGGCCTCATCTCGTTCGTTGGTTTTCCTTGGAATGGTAGCCCGGGCTTCGCTTCATCCTGCAACATTAAAACCCGCTGaccccctctctccctgcCCAACGTCtgccttccttctctttctttcaGCCCAACCCGCAAGATACTTTCCTGCCCAACTCTTCTGCTTTCTGCATTGTTGATCCTTCTGGCAACCCAGCCTCCGCCAACATTGTCTTTTTCTACCCGCCAACATCCCTCCCAACCCTCACATCGGATCAGCCCTACCTGCTACTGAGAAGCTCAAAAAGATCTTCCCTACCTAGGCACCCCAAGGATCATCCTCTTCGACACCAACTTCGACAAACATTCCACAGGAACGTTGCAGACAAGTCATTTTCGCTGTGTTTGCTTCTCTCCTTGGTTCTATCACGACACAACTCAGCCGAGTTGAAACTACATTGCCCTGGATTTGCATGACTAGACGACCCGAGGAATCAATGACTGCCCTTGTTGTTCCGCGCCCGGATATGCCTGGCTACAATTCTATTGACCTGGACGACGTCCACACACCTTCTAGGTATtgtcttttccttctctgtTCCCAGGGTGGTCCATTGTCTTTTTAGATTCATGTATTGCAAACTTCTTGTTTTGTTGTTTCTTTGAGTCTAGCAACCAGATCTTTTCCGGCCGCGTGGAGGCCTTGATGCCACTGGACATCAACCCAAGGACTTCGGACAAACCCAGGACATCTGCCGGAGTTTCAAGCCAGGAGGCTTTACCTAGGAACTTTTCAGAAGATATTTCATCCCCCCGGACACAGGAGACCGTTGAGCAAGAGGTCCTCCCTCATGCCGTCGCACCGACCGGTCACAAGAATTTTGATCTCACCATGGTGAGTATTGCCCGACTGTGTGCAAACCTGAGACTAGCAGCATCATGGATTCCGATGGACATCTTTTCGACCCTGAACTTATTGCCGGACTTTCTGCCAATGGAGAAGCCACATGGATTATTTTATTCCCCTGGACATCTGGACGTCTCGCCCGAGACGAGAGGCTACCCAGTCTCGCCTTTGGATGGATTGCCACGGATGCCTCTAAAAACAAAACCGATCCCTGATGGATGGCTTCTCTGCCCCATCCCCAGCCTTATTTCAGGCTTACACTGGGTTATCTCCAATACTGGTTCCAGGACAACGACAAGTCTCGCTCGCCTTTTGGCTTTATTGTTCATTTTGCATGGATTTTCCGTTTGCTTCGATTCTTCTACCTCGGCTCCTGAGGGAACTGGACTTCTACAGTACATCAGCACGGACACCAGAATGGGATTTCTGCGCAGTTCTGATTTCAACAATGCGACTATGGCTTCGCCCCTGGAATAGTACAGGTCCAAGGATAACTACGACGAACCACGGATCCGCTACCAACTGTGTCGACTTCCCGGAGTTTGTTACACGACAACCCTGGTTCCAATTGCTCTGTATCTTTTGCCAATCATAGGACCTCAGCAATGTCGCACCCACGCACACTCTCGGACTGCTGGATCTTTTCTTTTGTCACTCGCTGGATCGCCTTGGACGACCCCCTCGCCAACCTTACCTGGAATTGTTATGCCCTTGGCCTGATCTGCTGGATCTGTGCTAGCCTGGTCTGTTCACTTGTAACCCCTGAACTCTTGAAGTGAAGCAAAGACCGCTAACGTTGCTGTGCTACAGGAACAAAGTTGTACCACGCTGAGATTTGTTTTTTTGTCTTTTCCTTCTATTGTCTGCGTTGCGTACAAAACAGTGGAGAAACAGCACACTAACCCCCGACCCCAGCGACTACAGCTTCTTCCACGCCGGAATGGTGCCCACAGGAAtgttttccttttcttctcaaACAGGACCATCGGACCCCTTGAGTGGTTCGTGGGAAACGACAGGAGATGGAGCACAGAACTTCCAAGACCTCTCAGACAACGGATCTGCCCACCCGGGAGACTCCGAGGACTTTTCTTTCCAAGTTGATGGCCATATGACGCCCAGAGGACAGGGCCAGACAAACGAGGACCTGCAGAGCAAGTGGACTGCTACCACTCCCGCCACAGCCGTGGTGCCCGTCGGTGGTGAGCTTATGCGAAGAGGGACTTCGCGCAGCTCCGCTGGAAGCCGCAAGCACAGGATCACCAAGATCACCTCTCCCAAGACCAGACCCAGAATGACTTCTGCGGCCTCGTCTCAAGTATCTGCACAGCTGTCCTCCATGGACATCACAGGTAACGCGACAGTCTTCAACGGATCACAGCACAACGCCCAGTTGATGGACGTAAACCCCTATTTCCTGGACACGGACACAAGCGCCGTCTCGTCGCAATGGTTCAACTCGATGGAACTCGGCATCGTTTCCGACGGCCTGCCGTCCGGCGACATGAACATGCACGTTGTTCCAGCTCAAATGCAGCTGGACCCTGACTCGAGCCTGGGTGCTCACTCTCCTTCTGCCTCCTGGAACTCCTTCAGCCCTGCCGAGTCTCATCTGTCCTCGCCCGCCGGGAGCACCGAAGACTCGTGGCTGTCTGCCCCCCTCATGTCCTCACCGTCCCACTCGGAGCACGTCTCCCCCATCATCCAAAGCCAGTCTCCAAGGTACGTTTCTCAGATCAGCTGCTCTAGCCTAGAGTCAGCCTCTGACGCGTCGCTTTTGTACAGCGCCAATGGGAAGTTTCTGGGAGACGAGCTCGGTGGGAGCGTCCTCACCAttgtcggcgatgccgcTCTTCGCCCTGCTTTCCACAGCCGTCGGCCTACCAACGAGGGTGACTCCGCCCGGGACCACCCTCTGTACAAGAACGCCGCCCCGCAAGCCGATGGCTTGTTCCACTGCCCGTGGGAAGGTGAATCCAGCTGCAACCacaagcccgagaagctcaagtGCAACTACGAGTGAGTCGACCGTTTATCATAACCAACGTCCCTCGCCTTGGTGACTAACCAAACGTCCCCTCCAACAGCAAGTTCGTGGACTCTCACCTGAAGCCCTACCGTTGCAAGATTGACTCGTGCGAGAACGCCCGCTTTTCCTCCACTGCCTGCTTGCTGCGACATGAACGCGAGGCTCACGCCATGCACGGCCATGGTGACAAGCCGTTCCTGTGCTCTTACGAGGGGTGCGATCGCGCTATGTCTGGCAACGGATTCCCCCGCCAGTGGAACCTCAAGGACCACATGCGCCGAGTCCA encodes:
- a CDS encoding Putative Zinc finger C2H2-type translates to MTRRPEESMTALVVPRPDMPGYNSIDLDDVHTPSSDYSFFHAGMVPTGMFSFSSQTGPSDPLSGSWETTGDGAQNFQDLSDNGSAHPGDSEDFSFQVDGHMTPRGQGQTNEDLQSKWTATTPATAVVPVGGELMRRGTSRSSAGSRKHRITKITSPKTRPRMTSAASSQVSAQLSSMDITGNATVFNGSQHNAQLMDVNPYFLDTDTSAVSSQWFNSMELGIVSDGLPSGDMNMHVVPAQMQLDPDSSLGAHSPSASWNSFSPAESHLSSPAGSTEDSWLSAPLMSSPSHSEHVSPIIQSQSPSANGKFLGDELGGSVLTIVGDAALRPAFHSRRPTNEGDSARDHPLYKNAAPQADGLFHCPWEGESSCNHKPEKLKCNYDKFVDSHLKPYRCKIDSCENARFSSTACLLRHEREAHAMHGHGDKPFLCSYEGCDRAMSGNGFPRQWNLKDHMRRVHNDNGVPGSPTSTSNGQQSSKGRKRKDAPKAVGPAPPSRKVTAKAAAVEAAAQEEDSSKPLIEEWMSHRHALEDIIRGLNQPDDSRNIQLIQDAQNHLSAMGKIGHNLSPSQPMDVKMPFHRNFVQAG